A genome region from Hevea brasiliensis isolate MT/VB/25A 57/8 chromosome 9, ASM3005281v1, whole genome shotgun sequence includes the following:
- the LOC131182836 gene encoding uncharacterized protein LOC131182836: protein MKTNLKIESLKGLSLSLLFVLMIVISGYSAAPLEDNIANSSCMCNATTAQRIQEDSDVDGNLFRYPSTGKQAFCNSAIYGNCIRPFGARNRPCTFYNRCKRK from the coding sequence ATGAAAACCAACTTGAAGATTGAATCATTGAAAGGGTTGTCTTTGTCTCTGCTATTTGTTTTGATGATCGTGATATCTGGTTATAGTGCAGCCCCCCTTGAAGACAACATTGCAAATTCCTCCTGCATGTGCAACGCCACAACGGCTCAACGCATACAAGAAGATTCAGATGTAGATGGAAACCTTTTTCGTTATCCAAGTACGGGAAAACAAGCCTTTTGCAACTCAGCTATATACGGCAATTGCATAAGACCCTTCGGTGCCCGGAATCGGCCATGTACCTTCTACAATCGATGCAAGCGAAAGTGA
- the LOC110669723 gene encoding uncharacterized protein LOC110669723 — translation MEQIHDNCIKSKGKMGFINDKYNMPDPNSENYEEWQKVDNMVISWILHALSKDLAEVFLYATTSYELWEEINERFGRSNGPLMYQLMKQISTFFQGNNSLVVYYTKLKRLWDEYTCSAHECVCGASKLFVEIENKHKVMQFLMGLNDAYDHVRNQILIMEPLPNVNKAFSLVTRVEKHKDVYNSNEDFGNSAMVVKTQDYSRDVKGGKQQYKKKEDRVCTYCKATGHVKETCFKLNGYPDWFSEYKQKKGKGKMNVVAQISETPLNYDGGHVPQKTDWNVKMIIQEMMKYMKAHGQGLLALMARIWCVNYTGFAGMSSNYYSYDCNDNDLGEWIIDTRATTHMCNNLDLFSTHKKLANSNYVTLPNGTNKTVSHIGTIILHPKLKLTNDLVTKEVLATGRMHKGLYRLNKKSFSFSIPSCSNSCKPQFSVSQQRLSFAKSKISTEDIFELVHIDLWGPYSVPSISSAKCVVTLVDDFSRATWTYLPHDKTTVFVVIKEFIAMKSKFEERAFKCVFLGYVHGIKAYKLYDIQHNKVIVSRDVVFHETCFPYHSIKDTFVPSSIVLPNPVFPLEVISSPSPNNYDHTSSAHTHAPMPLPPSQHIVDAPSLVANPSSTSHIFLVILMFLSLLEKYKANNQTRLAK, via the exons ATGGAGCAGATCCATGATAATTGCAttaaaagcaaaggaaaaatggGTTTTATAAACGACAAATACAATATGCCAGATCCAAATTCAGAAAATTATGAGGAATGGCAGAAGGTAGACAATATGGTAATTTCTTGGATTTTACATGCACTTTCTAAAGATTTAGCTGAAGTTTTTCTTTATGCAACTACTTCTTATGAATTGTGGGAAGAAATTAATGAGAGATTTGGGCGTAGTAATGGGCCATTGATGTATCAACTAATGAAGCAAATTAGTACTTTTTTTCAGGGTAATAATTCACTTGTGGTGTATTACACAAAATTGAAAAGGTTGTGGGATGAATATACTTGTTCAGCACATGAGTGTGTATGTGGTGCCTCTAAACTTTTTGTTGAAATTGAAAATAAACATAAAGTGATGCAGTTTCTGATGGGATTAAATGATGCTTATGACCATGTGAGAAATCAGATTCTCATCATGGAACCTCTTCCCAACGTAAATAAGGCCTTTTCTTTGGTGACACGGGTTGAGAAACATAAAGACGTGTATAATAGTAATGAAGATTTTGGTAATAGTGCAATGGTAGTAAAAACTCAAGATTATAGTAGAGATGTTAAGGGTGGAAAGCAACAGTACAAGAAGAAGGAGGATAGAGTCTGCACTTATTGTAAAGCTACTGGACATGTGAAAGAAACCTGTTTCAAATTAAACGGTTATCCTGACTGGTTCAGTGAATATAAACAAAAGAAGGGAAAAGGGAAGATGAATGTGGTTGCTCAAATCAGTGAAACACCATTAAACTATGATGGTGGACATGTACCACAGAAGACAGATTGGAATGTGAAAATGATAATACAGGAAATGATGAAATATATGAAGGCTCATGGTCAAGGTCTTCTTGCACTTATGGCGAGGATTTGGTGTGTCAATTACACTGGATTTGCAGGCATGTCATCTAATTACTACTCTTATGATTGTAATGATAATGATCTAGGTGAATGGATTATAGATACAAGAGCCACAACCCACATGTGCAATAACCTTGATTTGTTCAGTACACATAAAAAATTAGCCAATTCCAACTATGTAACCCTACCTAATGGAACAAACAAAACTGTTTCTCACATTGGAACAATTATTCTTCATCCAAAGTTAAAACTTACAAAT GACCTAGTGACTAAGGAGGTTTTGGCTACTGGAAGGATGCACAAGGGTTTATACAGGCTAAATAAAAAGTCATTTAGCTTTTCCATTCCTTCATGTTCAAACTCTTGTAAACCACAATTCTCAGTATCTCAA CAAAGGTTGTCCTTTGCCAAAAGTAAAATTTCAACTGAAGATATTTTTGAGCTAGTACATATTGACTTATGGGGTCCTTATTCTGTGCCATCAATTTCTAGTGCCAAATGTGTCGTAACATTGGTGGATGACTTCTCTAGAGCTACTTGGACATATTTACCGCATGATAAGACAACAGTGTTTGTTGTTATTAAAGAATTCATAGCAATG AAATCTAAGTTTGAAGAAAGGGCATTCAAGTGTGTTTTTTTAGGATATGTGCATGGCATTAAAGCATATAAACTATATGATATACAACATAACAAGGTAATTGTGTCTAGAGATGTGGTATTTCATGAAACCTGTTTTCCTTATCATTCTATTAAAGATACTTTTGTCCCATCATCTATTGTTTTGCCTAATCCTGTTTTTCCATTAGAAGTAATTTCTTCCCCTTCACCAAATAATTATGATCATACTTCATCCGCTCATACTCATGCACCTATGCCATTACCACCTTCACAACATATAGTTGATGCTCCATCACTTGTTGCTAATCCATCTTCTACCTCTCATATATTCCTAGTTATCTTAATGTTCTTATCCCTACTAGAAAAGTACAAGGCAAATAACCAGACCAGGCTGGCTAAATGA